A window from Drosophila nasuta strain 15112-1781.00 chromosome 3, ASM2355853v1, whole genome shotgun sequence encodes these proteins:
- the LOC132793136 gene encoding muscarinic acetylcholine receptor DM1 isoform X2, producing the protein MEPVMSLALAAHGPPSILEPLFKTVTTSTTTTTTTTAAPTSSSSSSPTLSPTTGSTLLTAILENLTSTAASGLYDPYGNQTNSTLGFETKGPRYSLASMVVMGFVAAILSTLTVAGNVMVMISFKIDKQLQTISNYFLFSLAIADFAIGAISMPLFAVTTILGYWPLGPHVCDTWLALDYLASNASVLNLLIISFDRYFSVTRPLTYRAKRTTNKAAVMIGAAWGISLLLWPPWIYSWPYIEGKRTVPKDECYIQFIETNHYITFGTAIAAFYFPVTIMCFLYFRIWRETKKRQKDLPNLQAGKKDSSKRSNSSDENTVVNHTAGGLLAFAQLGGNDHDTWRRPRSESSADAESVYMTNMVIDSGYHGMHSRKSSIKSTNTIKKSYSCLGSVKEWCIAWWHSGREDSDDFAYEPEEPSDLGCTSMNVMRDNYSMGGSVSGVRPPSIMLADVSPTPMRPPLNSISQMQEMNAVGNGSGVGGGGGGGGNGNGNVNANGNGIGNVHSNLNSNVNGNVNINISINGSNNVNPAVGGNSSNINMNNGGATAVGCNNPNLSSLRDSRTLPVDNRIASRSVSQDSVYTILIRLPPDGTSGSHSSNTAQGGGGVGNAASHADCAPSIKMIHEDVSSVGVAGSGVGGVGGGGMVTTAPPPTRRPLPSRDSEFSLPLGRRMSHAPQDVRLLNAKVIPKQLGKAGAQHALLNARNAAKKKKKSQEKRQESKAAKTLSAILLSFIITWTPYNILVLIKPLTTCSDCIPTELWDFFYALCYINSTINPMCYALCNASFRRTYIRILTCKWHTRNREGMVRGVYN; encoded by the exons ATGGAGCCCGTTATGAGCTTGGCATTGGCTGCCCATGGCCCGCCCAGCATACTGGAGCCGTTGTTTAAAACCGTCACTACGagcacaaccacaacaacgaccACCACAGCTGCAccgacgagcagcagcagcagcagccccaCATTGAGCCCCACCACTGGCAGCACGCTGCTGACGGCAATCCTAGAGAATCTGACGTCGACGGCGGCCAGCGGTCTTTATGATCCGTATGGCAATCAGACGAACAGCACGCTGGGCTTTGAGACGAAGGGGCCGAGGTACTCGCTGGCCTCGATGGTGGTAATGGGTTTCGTAGCGGCGATTCTGAGCACGTTGACAGTTGCTGGCAATGTTATGGTGATGATCTCGTTCAAGATCGACAAGCAGCTGCAGACGATAAGCAATTACTTCCTCTTCTCGCTGGCCATAGCGGACTTTGCGATTGGCGCCATTTCGATGCCACTCTTTGCGGTGACCACAATACTGGGCTATTGGCCACTGGGGCCGCATGTCTGCGACACTTGGCTGGCCCTCGACTATTTGGCTTCGAATGCCTCCGTGTTGAACCTGTTGATAATCAGTTTCGATCGATACTTTAGTGTCACACGGCCGCTGACCTATCGCGCCAAGCGCACGACCAACAAAGCGGCTGTGATGATTGGTGCCGCCTGGGGCATCAGTTTGTTGCTGTGGCCGCCCTGGATCTACAGTTGGCCCTACATTGAGGGCAAGCGCACAGTGCCGAAGGACGAGTGTTACATTCAGTTCATTGAGACAAATCATTATATTACATTTGGCACTGCGATTGCCGCATTCTATTTTCCTGTGACGATCATGTGCTTTCTCTACTTTCGCATTTGGCGCGAGACGAAGAAGCGGCAAAAGGATTTGCCCAATCTGCAGGCGGGCAAAAAGGATTCAAGCAAACGTTCCAACAGCAG tGATGAGAATACAGTGGTCAATCACACTGCTGGTGGCTTGCTAGCCTTTGCCCAGCTGGGAGGCAATGATCACGATACCTGGCGGCGTCCTCGCTCCGAGAGCTCGGCGGATGCGGAAAGCGTTTACATGACCAACATGGTCATCGATTCGGGCTATCATGGCATGCATTCCCGCAAGTCAAGC ATCAAGAGCACGAACACAATCAAAAAGTCATACTCATGTCTTGGCAGTGTGAAGGAGTGGTGTATTGCGTGGTGGCATTCGGGACGCGAGGACTCCGATGACTTTGCCTACGAGCCGGAGGAGCCATCTGATTTAGG ATGCACCTCGATGAACGTTATGCGGGATAACTACTCGATGGGCGGCAGTGTCAGTGGAGTGAGGCCACCGAGCATAATGCTGGCGGATGTGTCGCCGACACCGATGCGTCCGCCACTCAATTCCATTTCGCAAATGCAGGAGATGAATGCGGTCGGCAATGGCAGCGGTGTCGGGGGCGGTGGCGGAGGCGGTGGCAACGGGAATGGGAACGTCAACGCCAATGGCAATGGGATAGGCAATGTGCACAGCAACCTGAACAGCAACGTCAATGGCAACGTCAACATTAATATCAGCatcaatggcagcaacaatgtCAATCCCGCTGTCGGCGGcaatagcagcaacatcaacatgaacAACGGAGGCGCCACCGCGGTGGGCTGCAACAATCCCAATCTGAGCTCGTTGCGCGATTCGCGTACGCTGCCCGTGGACAACCGCATCGCTTCGCGCTCCGTCAGCCAGGACTCTGTCTATACAATACTCATTAGACTGCCGCCAGATGGAACCAGTGGCtcccacagcagcaacacggCGCAAGGTGGCGGCGGAGTTGGGAATGCCGCCAGCCACGCGGACTGCGCACCATCCATCAAGATGATACACGAGGATGTCTCgagtgtgggcgtggctggcAGCGGTGTCGGTGGCGTGGGAGGCGGTGGCATGGTTACAACAGCGCCACCGCCAACGAGGCGACCTTTGCCCTCCCGCGACTCGGAATTCAGTCTGCCACTGGGAAGGAGAATGTCGCATGCACCGCAGGATGTGCGACTGCTCAACGCCAAGGTTATACCCAAGCAGTTGGGTAAGGCGGGTGCGCAGCATGCGTTGCTGAATGCTCGGAATGcagcgaagaagaagaaaaagtcgCAGGAAAAGCGCCAGGAATCGAAAGCGGCCAAAACACTGTCGGCCATTCTGCTGAGCTTCATCATCACGTGGACGCCGTACAACATTCTGGTGCTGATCAAACCGCTGACCACCTGCTCGGACTGCATTCCCACCGAGCTGTGGGACTTCTTCTACGCCCTGTGCTACATCAACTCGACCATCAATCCCATGTGCTATGCCCTGTGCAACGCCTCGTTTCGACGCACCTACATTCGCATTCTCACCTGCAAGTGGCACACTCGCAATCGCGAGGGCATGGTCAGGGGCGTCTACAACTAG
- the LOC132791704 gene encoding uncharacterized protein LOC132791704 — protein MGCSSSKSTTALDDNKAATGRTPAKAKATATPTATEKKDNKMAEYPASEAFTIPLDDTTSAPDQLNDTLRQPPKRLQQLMQQAAEAEPLTLLELEDKQQKAEQRRQELMQQKIETIQKNTQTLMRAHGELSDGEEEQQDTLK, from the exons ATGGGCTGTTCCAGTTCCAAGTCCACGACAGCACTCGACGATAATAAAGCAGCAACGGGAAGAACaccagcaaaagcaaaagcaacggcaacgccaacggcaacagaaaaaaaggatAACAAAATGGCAGAATACC CGGCCTCAGAGGCATTCACCATTCCCCTCGATGACACAACCAGTGCCCCCGACCAATTAAATGACACACTTCGCCAGCCGCCTAAGCGGCTGCAGCAACTCATGCAACAGGCCGCCGAGGCAGAGCCGCTCACCCTTCTGGAACTGGAGGACAAACAGCAGAAAGCCGAACAGCGACGCCAGGAGTTGATGCAACAGAAAATCGAGACCATACAGAAGAACACACAAACTCTGATGCGTGCACACGGCGAATTATCTGATGGGGAGGAAGAACAGCAGGATACGCTGAAATAG
- the LOC132793136 gene encoding muscarinic acetylcholine receptor DM1 isoform X1, whose product MEPVMSLALAAHGPPSILEPLFKTVTTSTTTTTTTTAAPTSSSSSSPTLSPTTGSTLLTAILENLTSTAASGLYDPYGNQTNSTLGFETKGPRYSLASMVVMGFVAAILSTLTVAGNVMVMISFKIDKQLQTISNYFLFSLAIADFAIGAISMPLFAVTTILGYWPLGPHVCDTWLALDYLASNASVLNLLIISFDRYFSVTRPLTYRAKRTTNKAAVMIGAAWGISLLLWPPWIYSWPYIEGKRTVPKDECYIQFIETNHYITFGTAIAAFYFPVTIMCFLYFRIWRETKKRQKDLPNLQAGKKDSSKRSNSSDENTVVNHTAGGLLAFAQLGGNDHDTWRRPRSESSADAESVYMTNMVIDSGYHGMHSRKSSIKSTNTIKKSYSCLGSVKEWCIAWWHSGREDSDDFAYEPEEPSDLGYATPVTIETPLQSSVSRCTSMNVMRDNYSMGGSVSGVRPPSIMLADVSPTPMRPPLNSISQMQEMNAVGNGSGVGGGGGGGGNGNGNVNANGNGIGNVHSNLNSNVNGNVNINISINGSNNVNPAVGGNSSNINMNNGGATAVGCNNPNLSSLRDSRTLPVDNRIASRSVSQDSVYTILIRLPPDGTSGSHSSNTAQGGGGVGNAASHADCAPSIKMIHEDVSSVGVAGSGVGGVGGGGMVTTAPPPTRRPLPSRDSEFSLPLGRRMSHAPQDVRLLNAKVIPKQLGKAGAQHALLNARNAAKKKKKSQEKRQESKAAKTLSAILLSFIITWTPYNILVLIKPLTTCSDCIPTELWDFFYALCYINSTINPMCYALCNASFRRTYIRILTCKWHTRNREGMVRGVYN is encoded by the exons ATGGAGCCCGTTATGAGCTTGGCATTGGCTGCCCATGGCCCGCCCAGCATACTGGAGCCGTTGTTTAAAACCGTCACTACGagcacaaccacaacaacgaccACCACAGCTGCAccgacgagcagcagcagcagcagccccaCATTGAGCCCCACCACTGGCAGCACGCTGCTGACGGCAATCCTAGAGAATCTGACGTCGACGGCGGCCAGCGGTCTTTATGATCCGTATGGCAATCAGACGAACAGCACGCTGGGCTTTGAGACGAAGGGGCCGAGGTACTCGCTGGCCTCGATGGTGGTAATGGGTTTCGTAGCGGCGATTCTGAGCACGTTGACAGTTGCTGGCAATGTTATGGTGATGATCTCGTTCAAGATCGACAAGCAGCTGCAGACGATAAGCAATTACTTCCTCTTCTCGCTGGCCATAGCGGACTTTGCGATTGGCGCCATTTCGATGCCACTCTTTGCGGTGACCACAATACTGGGCTATTGGCCACTGGGGCCGCATGTCTGCGACACTTGGCTGGCCCTCGACTATTTGGCTTCGAATGCCTCCGTGTTGAACCTGTTGATAATCAGTTTCGATCGATACTTTAGTGTCACACGGCCGCTGACCTATCGCGCCAAGCGCACGACCAACAAAGCGGCTGTGATGATTGGTGCCGCCTGGGGCATCAGTTTGTTGCTGTGGCCGCCCTGGATCTACAGTTGGCCCTACATTGAGGGCAAGCGCACAGTGCCGAAGGACGAGTGTTACATTCAGTTCATTGAGACAAATCATTATATTACATTTGGCACTGCGATTGCCGCATTCTATTTTCCTGTGACGATCATGTGCTTTCTCTACTTTCGCATTTGGCGCGAGACGAAGAAGCGGCAAAAGGATTTGCCCAATCTGCAGGCGGGCAAAAAGGATTCAAGCAAACGTTCCAACAGCAG tGATGAGAATACAGTGGTCAATCACACTGCTGGTGGCTTGCTAGCCTTTGCCCAGCTGGGAGGCAATGATCACGATACCTGGCGGCGTCCTCGCTCCGAGAGCTCGGCGGATGCGGAAAGCGTTTACATGACCAACATGGTCATCGATTCGGGCTATCATGGCATGCATTCCCGCAAGTCAAGC ATCAAGAGCACGAACACAATCAAAAAGTCATACTCATGTCTTGGCAGTGTGAAGGAGTGGTGTATTGCGTGGTGGCATTCGGGACGCGAGGACTCCGATGACTTTGCCTACGAGCCGGAGGAGCCATCTGATTTAGGGTATGCAACACCAGTAACAATTGAAACTCCTTTACAAAGCTCCGTCTCCAG ATGCACCTCGATGAACGTTATGCGGGATAACTACTCGATGGGCGGCAGTGTCAGTGGAGTGAGGCCACCGAGCATAATGCTGGCGGATGTGTCGCCGACACCGATGCGTCCGCCACTCAATTCCATTTCGCAAATGCAGGAGATGAATGCGGTCGGCAATGGCAGCGGTGTCGGGGGCGGTGGCGGAGGCGGTGGCAACGGGAATGGGAACGTCAACGCCAATGGCAATGGGATAGGCAATGTGCACAGCAACCTGAACAGCAACGTCAATGGCAACGTCAACATTAATATCAGCatcaatggcagcaacaatgtCAATCCCGCTGTCGGCGGcaatagcagcaacatcaacatgaacAACGGAGGCGCCACCGCGGTGGGCTGCAACAATCCCAATCTGAGCTCGTTGCGCGATTCGCGTACGCTGCCCGTGGACAACCGCATCGCTTCGCGCTCCGTCAGCCAGGACTCTGTCTATACAATACTCATTAGACTGCCGCCAGATGGAACCAGTGGCtcccacagcagcaacacggCGCAAGGTGGCGGCGGAGTTGGGAATGCCGCCAGCCACGCGGACTGCGCACCATCCATCAAGATGATACACGAGGATGTCTCgagtgtgggcgtggctggcAGCGGTGTCGGTGGCGTGGGAGGCGGTGGCATGGTTACAACAGCGCCACCGCCAACGAGGCGACCTTTGCCCTCCCGCGACTCGGAATTCAGTCTGCCACTGGGAAGGAGAATGTCGCATGCACCGCAGGATGTGCGACTGCTCAACGCCAAGGTTATACCCAAGCAGTTGGGTAAGGCGGGTGCGCAGCATGCGTTGCTGAATGCTCGGAATGcagcgaagaagaagaaaaagtcgCAGGAAAAGCGCCAGGAATCGAAAGCGGCCAAAACACTGTCGGCCATTCTGCTGAGCTTCATCATCACGTGGACGCCGTACAACATTCTGGTGCTGATCAAACCGCTGACCACCTGCTCGGACTGCATTCCCACCGAGCTGTGGGACTTCTTCTACGCCCTGTGCTACATCAACTCGACCATCAATCCCATGTGCTATGCCCTGTGCAACGCCTCGTTTCGACGCACCTACATTCGCATTCTCACCTGCAAGTGGCACACTCGCAATCGCGAGGGCATGGTCAGGGGCGTCTACAACTAG